The following proteins come from a genomic window of Aspergillus oryzae RIB40 DNA, chromosome 4:
- a CDS encoding uncharacterized protein (thiamine pyrophosphate-requiring enzyme), translating to MGLIRRFVGMTGGQIFHEMMQRHGVKHIFGYPGGTILPVFDAIYNSKHFDFILPKHEQGAGHMAEGYARASGKPGIVLVTSGPGATNVVTPMQDALSDGTPMIVFSGQVATAAIGSDAFQEADILGISRGCTKWNVMVRNVAELPQRINEAFEIATSGRPGPVLVDLPKDVTAGILRKTTPTGPAIPRISTYANTDANQKLLTKSISHVAKLINTAKKPVIYAGQGVIQSPNGPQLLKELADKASIPVTTTLQGLGAFDELDEKSLHMLGMHGSAYANMSIQEADLIIALGARFDDRVTLNIAKFAPAARAAAAKGLGGIVQFEILPKNINKVIQSTEAVVGDIAENLTHLLPHVNRTSMTERQAWFKQINEWKTKWPWNAYTRDERPHLIKPQYLIEELSNLTAGRKQETIITTGVGQHQMWTAQHFRWRHPRSLITSGGLGTMGFGLPAAIGAKVARPDTLVIDIDGDASFSMTLTELTTASQFNIGVKVIVLNNEEQGMVTQWQNLFYEDRYSHTHQRNPDFMGLAGAMHIQHRRVSKPEEVVDSLKWLIHTEGPALLEVMTDKKVPVLPMVPAGSGLHEFITWDAHKDMERRSLMRDRTCGLHG from the exons ATGGGTCTCATACGTAGATTCGTTGGCATGACGGGCGGCCAGATCTTCCATGAGATGATGCAAAGACACGGTGTCAAACATATAT TTGGATACCCTGGTGGAACGATCCTTCCGGTCTTCGACGCCATTTACAACTCCAAGCACTTCGATTTTATCCTCCCCAAGCACGAACAAGGCGCCGGGCATATGGCTGAGGGCTACGCAAGGGCTTCGGGAAAGCCAGGGATCGTTCTCGTCACCTCCGGGCCCGGTGCGACTAATGTCGTTACTCCGATGCAGGATGCTCTGTCCGATGGAACGCCCATGATCGTCTTCAGCGGCCAGGTGGCAACCGCGGCGATCGGCAGCGATGCTTTCCAGGAAGCTGACATTCTGGGTATATCCCGAGGCTGCACAAAGTGGAACGTGATGGTACGTAACGTTGCTGAGCTACCTCAGAGAATTAACGAAGCGTTCGAGATTGCCACGAGTGGGAGGCCTGGCCCTGTTCTGGTGGATCTACCGAAGGACGTGACTGCAGGTATCCTGAGAAAGACTACTCCTACCGGCCCAGCTATACCTCGCATTTCCACCTACGCAAACACCGATGCGAACCAAAAACTACTCACCAAGTCGATCTCCCATGTCGCAAAGTTGATTAACACCGCGAAGAAGCCTGTCATATATGCGGGACAGGGAGTCATCCAGTCCCCAAATGGACCTCAGTTGCTCAAAGAACTTGCAGACAAGGCGTCCATCCCGGTAACAACAACTTTGCAGGGACTCGGTGCCTTCGATGAACTGGACGAGAAGTCCCTCCATATGCTGGGTATGCATGGATCAGCGTATGCGAACATGTCTATACAGGAAGCCGATCTCATCATCGCATTGGGCGCACGGTTTGATGATCGAGTTACATTGAACATCGCCAAGTTTGCGCCTGCTGCGAGGGCGGCAGCGGCAAAGGGCCTTGGGGGTATTGTGCAGTTTGAAATCCTAcccaagaatatcaacaaggTGATTCAGTCGACCGAGGCAGTTGTCGGGGACATCGCAGAGAATCTGACACACCTACTGCCCCATGTGAACCGGACCAGCATGACTGAAAGGCAAGCATGGTTTAAACAAATCAACGAATGGAAAACAAAGTGGCCGTGGAATGCTTATACCCGGGATGAACGACCACACTTGATCAAACCCCAATACTTGATCGAGGAGCTGAGTAACCTCACAGCAGGCCGCAAGCAAGAGACCATCATTACTACGGGTGTTGGCCAGCATCAGATGTGGACTGCTCAGCACTTTCGTTGGCGCCATCCCCGTAGTTTGATCACCTCTGGTGGTCTTGGGACTATGGGTTTTGGTCTTCCAGCTGCCATTGGTGCTAAGGTAGCGCGTCCAGATACGCTTGTAATTGATATCGATGGTGATGCATCGTTTAGCATGACCTTGACGGAACTGACTACGGCCAGTCAATTTAATATCGGGGTAAAGGTCATCGTCCTAAACAATGAGGAGCAAGGAATGGTGACGCAGTGGCAAAATTTATTCTATGAGGATCGATACTCGCACACACACCAGCGTAATCCGGATTTTATGGGCCTGGCAGGGGCAATGCATATCCAGCATCGACGTGTCAGCAAACCCGAGGAGGTCGTTGACTCTCTGAAATGGCTTATCCACACAGAGGGTCCGGCTCTGCTGGAGGTTATGACCGACAAGAAGGTACCGGTGTTACCGATGGTGCCAGCGGGCTCGGGACTTCACGAGTTCATTACGTGGGACGCACATAAAGACATGGAAAGACGAAGTCTGATGCGGGACAGAACATGTGGGCTTCATGGTTGA
- a CDS encoding RTA1 domain-containing protein (predicted protein), translating to MPELHTYKGYYLWHYIPSRAAAVIFLLLFLAATIHHTWKIWKLKTYFCICFAIGGFFEFIGYCARASAYDKTGRMMPYCIQNVFILLGPALFAATIYMVLGRVIIAVKGESRSLIPVRWLTKVFVTGDVLSFLIQGGAAGMMISSDLASIGNKLVIFGLIVQVVFLGFFIISTMIFQARMYRNPTQETSSNVLRWKWHLNTLYLVSLLIMVRSLFRVVEYIMGNDGYLLQHEWPVYVFDATLMWIVMAIIAIRFPIDPEMFRTRPISRAGNALALTARCQQTSFPRSHICASKLESIRRRNMTVAAQSM from the exons ATGCCGGAACTCCACACGTACAAAGGCTATTATCTTTGGCATTACATTCCCTCGAGGGCCGCCGCGgttatttttctcttgcttttcctAGCGGCAACGATACATCACACCTGGAAGATATGGAAACTAAAGACCTATTTTTGCATTTGCTTTGCCATTGGGGGCTTCT TTGAATTCATAGGTTATTGTGCTCGAGCGTCCGCTTACGACAAGACCGGACGTATGATGCCCTATTGCATCCAGAATGTCTTCATACTACTCGGTCCAGCCCTCTTTGCGGCGACAATATACATGGTTCTGGGCCGGGTAATTATCGCGGTGAAGGGTGAAAGTCGCTCACTGATACCCGTCCGCTGGTTAACCAAGGTCTTTGTCACCGGCGATGTCTTGTCCTTTCTGATCCAAGGCGGTGCTGCTGGCATGATGATTTCCAGTGACCTTGCGAGCATAGGAAACAAGCTTGTTATCTTTGGCCTGATTGTGCAAGTCGTTTTCCTGGGGTTCTTCATTATCAGCACAATGATCTTCCAGGCCCGAATGTACAGAAACCCTACGCAGGAGACCTCCTCTAATGTTTTGCGATGGAAGTGGCACCTCAATACCCTGTACCTAGTCAGCCTTTTGATCATGGTTCGGTCTCTATTCAGGGTTGTGGAGTACATTATGGGCAATGACGGATACCTGCTACAACATGAGTGGCCCGTATATGTCTTCGACGCGACTCTGATGTGGATAGTGATGGCCATTATTGCAATCAGGTTCCCCATTGAT CCTGAGATGTTTCGCACACGCCCTATCAGTCGGGCTGGCAATGCCCTGGCTCTTACCGCACGATGTCAACAAACCTCCTTTCCTCGGTCGCACATTTGCGCTTCGAAGTTAGAAAGCATTCGACGAAGGAATATGACGGTTGCGGCACAGTCGATGTAA